In Methanosarcina siciliae T4/M, one genomic interval encodes:
- a CDS encoding SpoIIAA family protein, which yields MIEIMPDLPENVVAAIANGQVTGDDYEKVLIPAIEDKIRTQGKIRMLYQLGPNFTGFTYDAMWDDAKVGIWHLTAFEKIAVVSDADWIIDAVKVFKFAIPCPVKTFRNKEFAEAKAWIIE from the coding sequence ATGATAGAAATTATGCCTGATTTGCCGGAAAACGTTGTTGCCGCTATTGCAAATGGACAGGTAACGGGAGATGACTATGAAAAGGTGTTGATTCCAGCCATTGAGGATAAAATACGGACGCAAGGAAAGATTCGTATGCTCTATCAATTGGGTCCGAATTTCACGGGTTTTACCTATGATGCCATGTGGGATGACGCAAAAGTTGGAATATGGCACCTCACTGCATTTGAAAAGATCGCTGTTGTCTCGGACGCGGACTGGATAATTGACGCAGTTAAAGTATTTAAGTTTGCCATTCCCTGCCCGGTAAAAACCTTCCGGAACAAAGAGTTTGCTGAAGCAAAGGCCTGGATCATTGAATGA